One stretch of Rana temporaria chromosome 10, aRanTem1.1, whole genome shotgun sequence DNA includes these proteins:
- the RPL18 gene encoding 60S ribosomal protein L18: MGVDIRHNKDRKVRRKEPKSQDIYLRLLVKLYRFLARRTNATFNKVVLRRLFMSRTNRPPLSLSRLIRKMKLAGRESKTAVVVGCITDDVRIQDIPKLKVCALKVSSGARRRILKTGGQILTFDQLALAAPKGQNTVLLSGPRKGREVYRHFGKAPGTPHSHTKPYVRSKGRKFERARGRRASRGYKN; the protein is encoded by the exons GGAGTAGATATCCGTCATAACAAAGACCGCAAGGTGCGACGAAAAGAGCCCAAAAGTCAGGATATCTACCTGAGACTTCTGGTTAAG TTATACcgtttcttggctcgtcgtacaaATGCCACCTTCAACAAAGTGGTTTTGAGACGTCTGTTCATGAGCCGCACCAACAGGCCACCCCTTTCTCTGTCCCGTTTG ATTCGCAAGATGAAGCTTGCTGGACGTGAAAGCAAAACTGCTGTGGTGGTTGGATGCATCACAGATGATGTCAGAATTCAAGATATCCCCAAACTCAAG GTGTGCGCGCTTAAAGTGTCTTCTGGAGCACGCAGAAGAATTCTTAAAACTGGTGGACAAATTTTGACATTTGACCAGTTGGCTCTTGCTGCCCCCAAAGGCCAGAACACTGTTCTGCTTTCAG GTCCTCGCAAGGGACGGGAGGTGTACAGACACTTTGGAAAGGCACCTGGTACTCCACATAGTCACACCAA gcCCTATGTCCGTTCTAAGGGCAGAAAGTTTGAGCGTGCTAGAGGTCGCAGAGCAAGCAGAGGATACAAGAACTAA